The following coding sequences are from one Gossypium hirsutum isolate 1008001.06 chromosome A12, Gossypium_hirsutum_v2.1, whole genome shotgun sequence window:
- the LOC107942413 gene encoding uncharacterized protein — MEAYSSYPAVSAASISEEARGLKAPQASFHGSLHSVRKPLSKPWKKPIAPFPPTPPKVYTVDPINFRDLVQQLTGAPQFMSQSHNQTSTSQFQAQLPQQQRLQRVAPPALHVAAPPLSRTEVSAPLHLVSGLYHPTSQNQNFSDNVRFTSNSLGLTLSPSSFNWCTFPILSPGTLASLEQSTVP; from the coding sequence ATGGAAGCTTATTCTTCTTATCCTGCTGTCTCTGCTGCCTCGATTTCAGAAGAAGCAAGAGGGTTGAAGGCTCCACAGGCTTCATTTCATGGATCACTTCATTCCGTGCGTAAGCCATTGTCAAAGCCCTGGAAGAAGCCAATTGCACCATTTCCTCCAACACCGCCAAAGGTTTACACGGTCGACCCTATAAACTTCCGGGACTTGGTTCAACAGCTGACTGGTGCACCTCAGTTCATGTCCCAATCTCATAATCAAACCTCCACATCTCAGTTTCAGGCTCAGCTGCCTCAGCAACAGCGTCTCCAAAGAGTGGCACCTCCCGCTCTTCACGTTGCAGCACCGCCATTGTCTAGGACAGAAGTTTCTGCACCATTGCATCTCGTTTCTGGATTATACCACCCTACATCCCAGAACCAGAATTTCTCAGATAATGTCAGGTTTACTTCGAATTCACTTGGACTGACCTTGTCACCATCTTCGTTTAATTGGTGCACTTTCCCCATTCTCAGTCCCGGAACATTGGCCAGCTTGGAGCAAAGCACTGTTCCTTAG